A genomic region of Zea mays cultivar B73 chromosome 6, Zm-B73-REFERENCE-NAM-5.0, whole genome shotgun sequence contains the following coding sequences:
- the LOC100272811 gene encoding uncharacterized protein LOC100272811: MGKEGVVAGPAADGSKSRPECINSSNPYHECTDYCLRKIAEARQRLDDELPDSWKRPPEHRTVHRDCINACNPYHECSDYCFKRIADAKSGLERGEQQPPADVATAAGTSDAVEQQQLEDNDADGQEGAAADDGYPQMTEKQKKLFELRLKMNEARKANQQAMVAEKKRMEPRGESRGVSKQKWLDDRKKKIGKLLDSNGLDMSKAYMLDTQETAEAKYKKWEKEPAPYGWDVFNQKTLYDAYKKRTKDIEVDMEAYNKAKEADPEFYRDASSLQYGKVSNVPEENIDKMVKELKEREEKRKSFSRRRKFNEDKDIDSINDRNEHFNKKVERAFGKYTLEIKNNLERGTALPD, encoded by the exons ATGGGGAAGGAGGGCGTGGTGGCAGGGCCGGCGGCGGATGGGAGTAAATCGCGGCCGGAGTGCATCAACTCGTCCAACCCGTACCACGAGTGCACTGACTACTGCCTCCGCAAGATCGCCGAGGCCAGGCAGCGCCTCGACGACGAGCTCCCCGACTCGTGGAAGCGCCCGCCCGAGCACCGCACCGTCCACCGGGACTGCATCAACGCCTGCAACCCCTACCACGAGTGCTCCGACTACTGCTTCAAGCGCATCGCCGACGCCAAGTCAG GGCTTGAGCGTGGGGAGCAACAGCCACCAGCTGACGTGGCCACCGCTGCCGGCACGTCTGATGCCGTGGAGCAGCAGCAACTTGAAGATAACGATGCCGACGGACAGGAGGGCGCAGCCGCGGATGACGGCTACCCGCAGATGACGGAAAAGCAGAAGAAGCTGTTCGAGCTGCGCCTTAAGATG AATGAAGCGCGGAAAGCGAATCAGCAGGCAATGGTTGCCGAGAAGAAAAGGATGGAACCGCGGGGCGAGAGCCGAGGTGTTTCTAAGCAGAAGTGGCTGGacgacaggaagaagaagatcgGGAAGCTGCTGGACTCAAATGGCCTTGATATGTCCAAGGCGTACATGCTCGATACGCAGGAGACTGCAGAAGCCAAGTACAAGAAATGGGAGAAGGAACCTGCTCCATATGGGTGGGATG TTTTCAATCAAAAGACCTTGTATGATGCATACAAAAAGAGGACCAAGGATATAGAAGTTGACATGGAGGCGTACAATAAAGCCAAGGAAGCTGATCCTGAATTCTACCGTGACGCCTCCAGTCTCCAGTACGGGAAG GTGTCCAATGTCCCTGAAGAAAACATTGACAAGATGGTCAAGGAACTCAAGGAGCGGGAAGAGAAGCGGAAATCGTTCAGCAGGAGGCGCAAGTTTAACGAAGACAAGGACATTGATTCGATCAACGACCGGAATGAGCACTTCAACAAGAAGGTTGAGCGCGCGTTCGGCAAGTACACGCTCGAGATCAAGAACAACCTCGAAAGAGGTACTGCCTTGCCGGACTAA